The following proteins are encoded in a genomic region of Cryptomeria japonica chromosome 11, Sugi_1.0, whole genome shotgun sequence:
- the LOC131077733 gene encoding nod factor hydrolase protein 1, producing the protein MKNSQYIMRIVFLLVCLLFCSAEAAGCASSNVKAAYWPSYTASFMPPASINSAVYSHIFYAFATMNDQTFQVEDQNMMAQFTATVQRKNPCVKTLISIGGGGSNSTAFALMATNPIRRAVFIKSAIALARRHNFHGLDLDWEYPTNTTEMENLGKLFSEWRHAINLESRSSGRPPLLLTAAVYFAQRFFLWGELRSYATASIAKNLDWVNVMAFDYHGSWDTSATGAHAALYDSSSNVSTSYGISTWVDSGLPPRKVVMGMPLYGRSWVLKSQNQTGIGAPAVAAGPKQNLSAETGVMFFSEVRDFIMEKHATEVYDPESVSAYCYAGDLWVGYDNQDSVAAKVKFAKQKGLSGYFFWAISQDSNWMLSTTASLSWNK; encoded by the exons ATGAAGAACTCGCAATACATTATGCGAATTGTATTTCTGTTAGTATGTTTACTCTTCTGTTCGGCAGAGGCAGCAGGTTGTGCTTCATCAAATGTTAAGGCTGCGTATTGGCCATCTTACACCGCCTCATTCATGCCGCCCGCCTCCATCAACTCAGCCGTCTACTCTCACATCTTCTACGCCTTTGCAACTATGAATGACCAAACATTCCAGGTTGAGGATCAGAACATGATGGCCCAATTCACCGCAACAGTGCAGCGGAAAAACCCGTGCGTAAAGACTCTCATCTCCATCGGAGGCGGGGGTTCCAACTCCACTGCCTTTGCTCTCATGGCAACCAATCCCATCCGCCGTGCAGTCTTCATAAAATCAGCCATCGCCCTCGCCAGACGCCACAACTTCCACGGCCTCGACCTCGATTGGGAATATCCCACCAACACTACGGAAATGGAGAATTTGGGCAAATTGTTCTCCGAGTGGAGACACGCCATAAATTTGGAGAGCAGATCGTCTGGTCGGCCTCCGCTTCTCCTGACCGCAGCCGTGTATTTTGCGCAGAGATTCTTCTTGTGGGGTGAGCTAAGAAGCTACGCGACGGCCTCCATTGCCAAAAACCTCGACTGGGTAAATGTGATGGCCTTTGATTATCACGGCTCATGGGACACTTCCGCGACCGGAGCACACGCGGCTCTTTATGACAGCAGCTCTAACGTTTCGACCAGCTATGGGATTTCAACTTGGGTCGACTCCGGATTGCCGCCGCGTAAAGTTGTGATGGGGATGCCGCTCTACGGGCGTTCGTGGGTGCTCAAGTCGCAAAACCAGACGGGCATAGGAGCTCCTGCTGTGGCGGCTGGTCCCAAGCAAAATCTCAGCGCCGAAACCGGTGTTATGTTCTTCTCGGAGGTACGCGACTTCATAATGGAGAAGCATGCGACCGAGGTGTACGATCCTGAAAGCGTCTCAGCTTACTGCTATGCGGGAGACTTATGGGTTGGTTATGATAACCAGGACTCCGTGGCTGCTAAGGTTAAGTTTGCTAAGCAAAAGGGGCTGTCGGGATACTTCTTCTGGGCTATTAGCCAGGATAGTAATTGGATGTTGTCCACCACAG CGTCTCTGTCGTGGAACAAATGA